One Spea bombifrons isolate aSpeBom1 chromosome 1, aSpeBom1.2.pri, whole genome shotgun sequence DNA window includes the following coding sequences:
- the LOC128491128 gene encoding SWI/SNF-related matrix-associated actin-dependent regulator of chromatin subfamily E member 1-related-like, with protein MFLATHGGNFLVAIKQEKRENMAQTSGGEKAGKKLEPGKKKECTTGKKRKKTVSSGPKPPVTGYVRYSNERRKWIRSQHPDLPFSEITKMLGAEWSSLPAPEKQKYLDEAEKDKQQYMMELREYQQSEAYKMCTEKIPPKKIKKEEGNVPTIVTTLLDEQPCTSKDPETDGFLTCGVPIFTKEFLNEYKACETELKELTSRNLELEKSNIKFRQNSYGLMHYNLWLEEDTEAREEFVMKLEQDLQAIHKPLLSCFSSLPIPGTGETATQENLDDYLTKLHDVIMKNPSQHEDIVIRVKEALSKIDMEDFE; from the exons atgtttctggCAA CACATGGTGGAAATTTTCTTGTAGCCATTaaacaagagaagagagagaacatGGCACAGACCAGTGGAGGAGAGAAAGCTGGGAAAAAGTTGGAG CCTGGTAAGAAGAAGGAGTGCACaacaggaaagaagagaaaaaagaccGTTTCCAGTGGACCCAAACCCCCAGTCACGGGGTATGTTAGATATTCGAATGAACGCAGAAAATGGATCAGAAGTCAGCACCCAGACTTGCCATTTTcagaaatcacaaagatgctggGAGCTGAGTGGAGCAGTTTGCCAGCACCAGAGAAGCAG aaatatcTTGATGAGGCAGAGAAGGACAAGCAGCAGTACATGATGGAGCTCAGGGAGTACCAACAGTCTGAAGCATACAAGATGTGCACAGAAAAGATCCCACCTAAAAAGATCAAAAAAG AGGAAGGCAACGTGCCCACCATTGTTACCACCTTGTTGGACGAGCAACCATGCACA agCAAAGATCCTGAGACTGATGGATTCCTCACATGTGGTGTACCCATTTTTACCAAAGAGTTTTTGAATGAATATAAAG CTTGTGAAACAGAGCTGAAAGAACTGACCAGTAGGAACTTGGAGTTGGAGAAGAGTAATATTAAATTCAGACAGAACTCTTATGGTTTGATGCATTACAACTTGTGGCTTGAAGAGGATACAGAAGCCAGAGAAGAATTTGTTATGAAGCTTGAGCAGGATCTGCAGGCTATTCATAAACCCCTACTGAGCTGCTTCTCCTCCTTGCCCATCCCTG GCACTGGTGAGACAGCAACACAAGAAAATCTTGATGACTACCTGACTAAACTTCATGACGTGATTATGAAGAACCCATCTCAGCACGAGGATATAGTCATCCGTGTAAAAGAAGCCTTGTCTAAGATTGACATGGAAGATTTTGAGTGA